Proteins encoded by one window of Chondromyces crocatus:
- a CDS encoding MFS transporter, which translates to MVHGASAPGREERAITARDRVVLGLLAVVTALLFADQNLMAPNLTQIAAEFGFDAVERDTKLGSAIAAAFFLVGGLMSVGAGYLTDRFPRKWLFVGVVVVGEIPCLWTGFVRSYEELFVARMLTGIGLGAAMPLLYSLLGDYFSARVRASASAVTTFAMGIGIAGGQVLAGAVGPEHGWRLPFVLVAAPNFVLAGVVALVMREPQRGGAEAVQVVSGGQNERVALADWKALLRVRTNALLFLQGLPGCVPWGMLFTFWNDYFAQDKGLGVGPATLLVMVVGGAVIGGSLLGGLLGNHVYRRRPNALPVLCGVAAIVGVLPALALINTPAHTGDGAPGMGALMGLGAVMGLVISIPSANIRAMLVNVNPPAARGSVFGLFNLADDLGKGLGPFLIGPLVAVLGRTGAFNVAASLWVLCGLALLAAGRTFAGDQEAMEAGLRARQGG; encoded by the coding sequence GCGCCGAACCTGACGCAGATCGCGGCGGAGTTCGGGTTCGATGCGGTGGAGCGCGACACGAAGCTGGGGAGCGCGATCGCGGCGGCGTTCTTCCTGGTCGGCGGGCTGATGTCGGTGGGCGCGGGCTACCTGACGGATCGGTTTCCGCGGAAGTGGCTGTTCGTGGGTGTGGTGGTGGTGGGCGAGATCCCGTGTCTGTGGACGGGGTTCGTGCGGAGCTACGAGGAGCTGTTCGTCGCCCGGATGCTGACGGGGATCGGGCTCGGGGCGGCGATGCCGCTCCTGTACTCGCTGCTGGGCGACTACTTCTCGGCGAGGGTGCGCGCTTCGGCGTCGGCGGTGACGACGTTCGCGATGGGGATCGGGATCGCGGGGGGGCAGGTCCTGGCCGGGGCAGTGGGTCCGGAGCACGGGTGGCGGCTGCCGTTCGTGCTGGTGGCTGCGCCGAACTTCGTGCTGGCCGGGGTGGTGGCGCTGGTGATGCGGGAGCCGCAGCGGGGTGGGGCCGAGGCAGTGCAGGTGGTGAGCGGGGGGCAGAACGAGCGGGTGGCGCTGGCGGACTGGAAGGCGCTGCTCCGGGTGCGGACGAACGCACTGCTGTTCCTGCAAGGGCTGCCCGGGTGCGTGCCGTGGGGGATGCTGTTCACGTTCTGGAACGACTACTTCGCGCAGGACAAGGGGCTGGGGGTGGGGCCAGCGACGCTGCTGGTGATGGTGGTGGGCGGGGCGGTGATCGGGGGGAGCTTGCTCGGGGGGCTGCTGGGGAACCACGTGTACCGGCGGCGGCCGAACGCGCTGCCGGTGCTGTGCGGGGTGGCGGCGATCGTGGGGGTGCTGCCCGCGCTGGCGCTGATCAACACCCCGGCGCACACGGGGGATGGGGCGCCAGGGATGGGGGCGCTGATGGGGCTGGGCGCGGTGATGGGGCTGGTGATCAGCATCCCGAGCGCGAACATCCGGGCGATGCTGGTGAACGTGAACCCGCCCGCGGCGCGGGGGTCGGTGTTCGGGCTGTTCAACCTCGCCGATGATCTGGGCAAGGGGCTGGGGCCGTTCCTGATCGGGCCGCTGGTGGCCGTGCTGGGACGCACGGGGGCGTTCAATGTGGCGGCGAGTCTGTGGGTGCTGTGCGGGCTCGCGCTGCTGGCGGCAGGAAGGACGTTCGCGGGGGATCAGGAGGCGATGGAGGCGGGGCTGCGCGCGCGGCAGGGGGGATGA
- a CDS encoding SPOR domain-containing protein, with product MSHRADIVDPGAIRNLDQIQETEADRRPSRAGALVLASLGGACIVFAAVALLRVPARERPTPADPLGDLVARTHPAGVKIDRKPSIGHQVTFPELLSDSDRPTTALEAVRERPKADPALPFPLASGAPTAPPPAADKLPVVELPAQVMLEPIAQGKDALTEMARHVSREGGQEVAIGSPGNFQLQVSSFKEPADAEKFAAALRRRGHHAYVEPAYVKGRGLWHRVRIGPFKHKHSAVIYRQEFEAKERLVTFIVDPPKTTVKIKETQDDA from the coding sequence ATGAGCCACCGAGCAGACATCGTGGACCCTGGCGCCATCCGGAACCTCGACCAGATCCAGGAGACCGAGGCCGACCGCCGCCCCTCGCGCGCCGGCGCCCTCGTGCTCGCCTCCCTGGGCGGCGCGTGCATCGTCTTCGCGGCCGTCGCGCTCCTGCGCGTCCCTGCCCGCGAGCGCCCCACCCCCGCCGATCCCCTCGGCGATCTGGTCGCGCGCACCCACCCGGCCGGCGTCAAGATCGACCGCAAGCCCTCCATCGGCCACCAGGTCACCTTCCCCGAGCTCCTCTCCGACTCGGACCGCCCGACCACCGCCCTCGAAGCCGTGCGCGAGCGCCCCAAGGCCGATCCCGCGCTCCCGTTCCCCCTGGCTTCGGGCGCTCCCACCGCGCCTCCGCCGGCCGCCGACAAGCTCCCCGTCGTCGAGCTGCCCGCGCAGGTGATGCTCGAGCCCATCGCCCAGGGCAAGGACGCGCTCACCGAGATGGCGCGCCACGTCTCTCGCGAAGGCGGCCAGGAGGTCGCCATCGGCAGCCCTGGCAACTTCCAGCTCCAGGTCAGCTCCTTCAAGGAGCCCGCCGACGCCGAGAAGTTCGCCGCCGCCCTCCGCCGCCGTGGCCACCACGCCTACGTCGAGCCTGCCTACGTGAAGGGCCGTGGCCTCTGGCACCGCGTCCGCATCGGCCCCTTCAAGCACAAGCACTCCGCCGTCATCTACCGGCAGGAGTTCGAGGCCAAGGAGCGCCTCGTCACCTTCATCGTCGACCCGCCCAAGACCACGGTGAAGATCAAGGAGACCCAGGACGACGCCTGA
- the argS gene encoding arginine--tRNA ligase: protein MGIEEQVKGLVSAALADLATSGELPADVTGAAFAVERPKRAEHGDLATNAPLAIQKLAGRAPRDLANLLAERLRRIPAFRTVDIAGPGFLNFRLQAAVFHRVLRDVQAQGTGYGRAPAATGERILLEFVSANPTGPLLISHGRGAILGDAVGALLEAAGHRVVREYYINDFGNQIRLLGDSVRAALEGVPHPEGGYGGDYVRELATWIRDNDPAALTDPDPSTLARVAAARILDGVPGSRMLPGIRRTLAELRIHHDVWFSEESLHRWGRVRAALAQLERDGYLEERDGALYFKSEAEGDDKDRVVRKQGGATTYFASDIAYHADKIARGYDRLLVVLGADHHGYTARVRGALRALGLPSERFEVLLYQLVNLLRDGKPYKLGKRLGNLITVEEVVEEIDHAAGRRGAGADALRYFYLSRRSDNVIDLDLEIAKKASLDNPVFYLQYGHARLCSVLRRAREVFGLTPPPITDTLAEKLTHPDELAILARLGRFPAVIAEAATLREPHRTLFYLQDLSQAFQSYWTRLKGENDAILPSAAITAEPGWEAHWDRDKTLARLAWVEAIRTVYGAGLRLAGITALDHMEKRAADAGAPAPEGAASPAHDDDDLSDPSRSE from the coding sequence ATGGGCATCGAGGAACAGGTCAAAGGTCTCGTGAGCGCCGCGCTCGCCGATCTGGCGACCTCGGGCGAGCTTCCAGCGGACGTGACGGGCGCGGCGTTCGCGGTCGAGCGTCCCAAGCGCGCGGAGCATGGCGACCTCGCCACCAATGCTCCCCTCGCGATCCAGAAGCTCGCTGGCCGCGCTCCCCGCGACCTCGCGAACCTCCTCGCCGAGCGCCTGCGCCGCATCCCCGCGTTCCGCACCGTCGACATCGCGGGTCCTGGCTTCCTCAACTTCCGCCTCCAGGCCGCCGTGTTCCACCGCGTCCTCCGTGACGTGCAGGCCCAGGGCACCGGCTATGGCCGCGCTCCTGCTGCCACGGGAGAGCGCATCCTCCTCGAGTTCGTCAGCGCCAACCCCACCGGCCCCCTGCTCATCAGCCATGGCCGCGGCGCCATCCTCGGTGACGCCGTGGGCGCCTTGCTCGAAGCGGCAGGCCATCGCGTCGTCCGCGAGTACTACATCAACGACTTCGGCAACCAGATCCGGCTGCTCGGGGATTCGGTGCGCGCTGCCCTCGAAGGCGTCCCTCACCCCGAAGGTGGCTACGGCGGTGACTACGTCCGCGAGCTCGCCACCTGGATCCGCGACAACGACCCTGCCGCGCTCACCGATCCCGATCCCTCCACCCTGGCCCGCGTCGCCGCGGCGCGCATCCTCGATGGCGTCCCGGGTTCTCGCATGCTCCCGGGCATTCGCCGCACCCTCGCCGAGCTGCGCATCCACCACGACGTCTGGTTCTCCGAGGAGAGCTTGCACCGCTGGGGCCGGGTCCGCGCCGCGCTGGCCCAGCTCGAACGCGACGGCTACCTCGAGGAGCGCGACGGCGCCCTCTACTTCAAGAGCGAGGCCGAGGGCGACGACAAGGATCGCGTCGTGCGCAAGCAGGGCGGCGCCACCACCTACTTCGCCAGCGACATCGCCTACCACGCCGACAAGATCGCCCGCGGCTACGACCGCCTCCTCGTCGTCCTCGGCGCCGACCACCACGGCTACACTGCGCGCGTCCGCGGCGCCCTCCGCGCCCTCGGCCTCCCGAGCGAGCGCTTCGAGGTGCTGCTCTACCAGCTCGTGAACCTGCTGCGCGACGGCAAGCCGTACAAGCTCGGCAAGCGCCTCGGCAACCTGATCACCGTCGAAGAGGTCGTCGAAGAGATCGACCACGCAGCCGGCCGACGTGGCGCGGGCGCCGATGCCCTCCGTTATTTCTACCTCTCGCGCCGCAGCGACAACGTCATCGACCTCGATCTCGAGATCGCCAAGAAGGCCTCCCTCGACAACCCGGTCTTCTACCTCCAGTACGGCCACGCGCGCCTCTGCTCCGTCCTGCGCCGCGCCCGCGAGGTCTTCGGCCTCACGCCCCCGCCCATCACCGACACCCTTGCCGAGAAGCTCACGCACCCCGACGAGCTCGCCATCCTCGCCCGACTCGGCCGCTTCCCTGCCGTGATCGCCGAGGCGGCCACCCTGCGCGAGCCCCACCGCACCCTGTTCTACCTCCAGGACCTCTCGCAGGCCTTCCAGAGCTACTGGACCCGGCTCAAGGGCGAGAACGACGCCATCCTTCCCTCTGCCGCGATCACCGCCGAGCCGGGCTGGGAGGCCCACTGGGATCGCGACAAGACCCTGGCACGGCTCGCGTGGGTCGAGGCCATCCGCACCGTCTACGGCGCGGGCCTCCGCCTCGCGGGCATCACTGCACTCGACCACATGGAGAAGCGCGCCGCCGACGCCGGCGCGCCGGCCCCTGAAGGCGCGGCATCCCCCGCCCATGACGACGACGACCTGAGCGACCCCTCGAGGAGCGAATGA
- a CDS encoding fibro-slime domain-containing protein → MTAALVLLGIGVGCGGDSSETTGSGGSGAGSPTSGGGNSSGDGGSLFPSGPGGGGQGVGGNNGNCNPTLTGIVRDFKAYNGGNGHPDFETFGGQGLRGIVREDLGEDHKPVYAHGGGTAHTTGPNEFNQWYRDVAEVNHRIEFEVQGTVDNNGLFTYANSAFFPIDNQGWGNEGNAHNFHFTFELHMTFKFQGGEVFSFSGDDDLWVFVNNKLAIDLGGLHSELSETLTLDDAKAAELGLVPGQEYPLDFFHAERHTTESNFKVQSTLDFTNCNPIIF, encoded by the coding sequence ATGACGGCTGCTCTCGTCCTGCTCGGGATCGGGGTCGGCTGCGGTGGTGACTCGTCGGAGACGACGGGCAGCGGGGGCAGCGGCGCGGGAAGCCCGACGAGCGGCGGTGGAAACAGCAGCGGCGACGGGGGATCGCTCTTCCCCTCGGGCCCTGGCGGAGGTGGCCAGGGCGTCGGAGGCAACAACGGCAACTGCAACCCGACGCTCACCGGCATCGTGCGCGACTTCAAAGCGTACAACGGTGGCAACGGTCACCCGGACTTCGAGACGTTCGGTGGTCAGGGGTTGAGAGGTATCGTTCGCGAGGATCTCGGCGAAGACCACAAGCCGGTGTACGCGCACGGCGGAGGCACGGCGCACACGACCGGGCCCAACGAGTTCAACCAGTGGTACCGCGACGTGGCCGAGGTGAACCACCGCATCGAATTCGAGGTGCAGGGCACGGTCGACAACAACGGCCTGTTCACGTACGCCAACAGCGCGTTCTTCCCGATCGACAACCAGGGCTGGGGCAACGAGGGGAACGCGCACAACTTCCACTTCACCTTCGAACTTCACATGACGTTCAAGTTCCAGGGCGGTGAGGTGTTCAGCTTCAGTGGCGACGACGATCTGTGGGTCTTCGTGAACAACAAGCTCGCCATCGATCTCGGCGGTCTGCACAGCGAGCTGAGCGAGACGCTGACCCTCGACGACGCCAAGGCAGCGGAGCTGGGGCTCGTGCCGGGTCAGGAGTATCCGCTCGACTTCTTCCACGCAGAGCGGCACACGACGGAGTCGAACTTCAAGGTGCAGTCGACGCTCGACTTCACCAACTGCAACCCGATCATCTTCTGA
- the coaE gene encoding dephospho-CoA kinase (Dephospho-CoA kinase (CoaE) performs the final step in coenzyme A biosynthesis.), whose protein sequence is MGFILFGLTGGLSSGKSTVARRLEAQGVPVIDADVLAREVVLPGSEGLAEVVRAFGDDVLRPDGTLDRARLAEIVFNDDDERRRLNGILHPRIGALGMSRALALRERGELVACYEAPLLVENGLADMFRPLVVVAVPEEVQVVRAMARDGATEAQARARIAAQLPLADKVAAADFVIDNSGTREDTERQIDLVLAQIRERARAQD, encoded by the coding sequence GTGGGCTTCATCCTGTTCGGCCTCACGGGGGGCCTCTCTTCGGGCAAGAGCACCGTCGCCCGACGCCTCGAAGCCCAGGGCGTCCCGGTGATCGACGCCGACGTCCTCGCCCGCGAGGTCGTCCTCCCTGGCAGCGAAGGCCTCGCCGAGGTCGTCCGCGCCTTCGGTGACGATGTCCTGCGCCCGGACGGGACCCTCGACCGCGCGCGCCTCGCCGAGATCGTGTTCAACGACGACGACGAGCGCCGCCGCCTCAACGGCATCCTGCACCCCCGCATCGGCGCCCTCGGTATGAGCCGAGCCCTCGCGCTCCGGGAGCGCGGCGAGCTGGTCGCCTGCTACGAGGCACCGCTGCTCGTCGAGAACGGGCTCGCCGACATGTTCAGGCCCCTCGTCGTGGTGGCCGTCCCCGAGGAGGTCCAGGTGGTGCGGGCCATGGCCCGCGACGGCGCGACCGAGGCCCAGGCGCGCGCCAGGATCGCCGCCCAGCTTCCCCTCGCCGACAAGGTGGCGGCGGCCGACTTCGTGATCGACAACAGCGGCACCCGCGAGGACACCGAGCGCCAGATCGACCTGGTCCTCGCGCAGATCAGAGAGCGCGCCCGAGCCCAGGACTGA
- a CDS encoding NUDIX domain-containing protein, producing MSAHAESRSYPKPSLTADVVVIAPDVSASGPQPGLQVLLIRRGKDPYEGRWALPGGFCDPGESVEQAAARELEEETGLRGVHLEQVYTFSEPGRDPRGWVVSVAHLALVPPRRLGEAQAGDDAHEARWWRLEPSADLGYRLESGTERTGPLAFDHDDILQRALAHLARDVDVLASDLLDERFTDSDLARMRDLIQALGGGSG from the coding sequence ATGAGCGCACACGCTGAAAGCAGGTCGTACCCCAAGCCCTCGCTGACCGCGGATGTAGTCGTGATTGCTCCGGATGTGAGTGCAAGTGGTCCCCAACCCGGCTTGCAAGTACTGCTCATCCGACGAGGCAAAGACCCGTACGAAGGCCGCTGGGCGCTCCCGGGTGGCTTCTGCGACCCGGGTGAGTCGGTCGAACAAGCGGCCGCGCGGGAGCTGGAAGAAGAGACTGGCTTGCGCGGCGTCCACCTCGAGCAGGTCTACACCTTCTCCGAGCCGGGCCGGGACCCGCGGGGGTGGGTGGTCTCCGTCGCGCACCTCGCCCTCGTCCCGCCCCGCCGCCTCGGGGAGGCCCAGGCGGGTGATGATGCGCACGAAGCCCGCTGGTGGCGTCTCGAACCTTCGGCCGACCTGGGTTACCGCCTCGAATCGGGCACCGAGCGGACGGGGCCCCTGGCCTTCGACCACGACGACATCCTTCAGAGAGCGCTCGCTCACCTCGCGCGGGACGTCGATGTGCTGGCCTCGGACCTCCTCGACGAACGCTTCACCGACTCCGACCTCGCCCGCATGCGCGACCTCATCCAGGCCCTCGGCGGAGGCTCAGGGTAG